A genomic region of Raphanus sativus cultivar WK10039 chromosome 6, ASM80110v3, whole genome shotgun sequence contains the following coding sequences:
- the LOC108831895 gene encoding probable disease resistance protein At5g47260 isoform X3, with protein sequence MEEYSQKLEKNLEDLEMEVETLNSMINELLRRVSKEKDRGVQTVPEVEEWISRAEETESKASGLLDESISGCHDLSTYDDCSRISESTRRYSEMVSTTLNEAKDVRSKGVFKVIVERTTPLSYVKNMLPLHPIVSRKMLLEKAWECLMGNGCGSLGFYGVAGVGKTTLLTQLKNKLTEDGDASSLVIFVPVGPEEEVEEGIQHEIWKRLGLSMGQIDKEEKASEIFEILSVKRFVLLLDGIHRKVDLKEIGVPFPSSNNGCKIVFTTRSRETCRGMRTDTEVEVECLSPEEAWDFFQVIVGEATLKSHPDIPQLARIVCGKCGGLPVALCLIGETMSRKTTVREWHHAISVLVSSTTEDELLPNLKFTYDNLHGESIRSCFLYCAMFPRSCDISKKELVDCWIAEGMIEEEEDREIAEIKGYEMIADLVMMRLLIDDESGYGVTMNGIVREMALWIASECGRQKEKFVVVGGMGIHQMPEVNDLSKVRRMSVTSTQVNTISNSPNCLHLTTFFLQENSLTWISHDFFRWMTSLVVLNLSRNRELDELPEQVSSLVSLRLLNLSRTKISRLPLGLKRLKRLIHLDLEYTSLLREVEVIGYLLNLQVLRLLRSVPMDLSLMEDIQLLKSLKELSLTVRGVDVLKRLQTIDQLASCIRHLHLTGITIKDGGTLLLNSMLSLRELDIRMCDTPETIHFGNIQKIPNLLNIRRVALSWCTGLRDLTWLLLAPNLSELRVHECQQIEHIINKEKATGGMSEQPFRNLTRLGLDSLPRLESIYWTPLPFPVLKYLYIRGCPKLRRLPFSTKGHQVRSDIYQEWIKGVEWEDQATKQHLSNYDDRDFPKIPEEQKMDGLASESHPIEEIVLVETLGSGKGTTTNSITEEVQSGTHATVEHTQTYRYLTPDCMISNRIDNRGVGRKAVQPSGVIVTPSLKKFSLVDLKTATKNFRPESMIEEGGFGQVFKGWLEEKTLAPSRAGVGIPVAVKKSSPDSTQGLHEWQINFIGPVSSILIHKRRSQCNIMPKSSGRRSQITLT encoded by the exons ATGG AGGAGTATTCACAGAAACTGGAGAAAAATCTGGAGGATTTGGAGATGGAAGTGGAAACTCTCAATTCAATGATAAATGAGTTGTTGAGAAGGGTGTCAAAAGAAAAGGACAGAGGTGTACAAACGGTACCCGAAGTGGAAGAATGGATTTCAAGGGCGGAAGAGACCGAATCGAAGGCCAGTGGTCTCCTCGATGAAAGTATTTCAGGATGTCACGATTTATCTACCTATGATGATTGTTCGAGGATATCTGAATCGACCCGTCGTTATAGCGAGATGGTGTCTACGACGTTGAACGAAGCTAAAGATGTGAGATCCAAGGGAGTATTTAAAGTAATAGTTGAGAGAACAACTCCCTTGTCTTACGTCAAAAACATGCTCCCGCTTCACCCAATTGTTTCTCGAAAAATGTTGCTCGAAAAGGCGTGGGAATGCCTTATGGGGAATGGATGTGGGAGTTTGGGTTTTTATGGTGTAGCTGGAGTCGGGAAAACCACCCTTCTTACTCAGCTTAAAAATAAGTTGACAGAAGATGGAGATGCATCTAGTCTTGTGATCTTTGTTCCTGTGGGGCCTGAAGAAGAGGTCGAGGAGGGTATTCAACATGAAATCTGGAAAAGATTAGGCTTGTCCATGGGACAAATTGATAAAGAGGAGAAAGCATCAGAAATATTTGAGATCTTAAGTGTGAAGAGATTTGTGTTGTTGTTGGATGGCATACATAGGAAAGTGGATCTTAAAGAAATTGGAGTTCCATTTCCGAGCAGCAATAACGGATGCAAAATTGTGTTCACCACTCGTTCTCGGGAAACATGTAGAGGCATGAGGACTGATACCGAAGTCGAAGTTGAATGTTTGAGTCCAGAAGAAGCATGGGATTTTTTTCAGGTGATTGTTGGAGAAGCTACGTTGAAAAGTCATCCGGACATACCCCAGCTGGCAAGAATAGTTTGTGGGAAATGCGGTGGTTTGCCTGTTGCTCTCTGTCTCATCGGCGAGACCATGTCACGCAAAACGACTGTACGAGAATGGCATCATGCAATTAGTGTTTTGGTTTCATCTACCACAGAAGATGAGCTTCTTCCCAATTTGAAGTTTACGTACGATAACCTGCATGGTGAGAGTATCAGGTCGTGCTTCTTGTATTGTGCTATGTTTCCGAGAAGTTGTGATATAAGTAAAAAGGAGCTGGTAGACTGTTGGATAGCCGAGGGAatgattgaagaagaagaagacagagagATAGCTGAGATCAAGGGGTATGAAATGATTGCTGATTTGGTTATGATGAGATTGTTGATTGATGATGAATCTGGATATGGTGTAACAATGAATGGCATTGTTCGTGAAATGGCCTTGTGGATAGCCTCTGAGTGCGGGAGGCAGAAAGAAAAATTTGTGGTCGTAGGAGGTATGGGAATTCATCAGATGCCAGAGGTGAATGATTTGAGTAAAGTTAGAAGGATGTCAGTAACATCTACTCAGGTTAATACCATATCTAACTCTCCTAACTGTCTTCATCTTACGACCTTCTTCCTCCAAGAAAACAGCTTAACATGGATCTCGCATGATTTCTTTCGGTGGATGACCAGCCTTGTGGTTTTGAACCTATCGCGCAACAGAGAACTTGATGAGTTGCCGGAACAAGTTTCAAGTCTGGTGTCGCTGAGGCTTCTCAACTTATCAAGGACAAAGATAAGTCGGTTACCGCTCGGTCTGAAAAGGCTTAAAAGGTTGATACACTTGGATTTGGAGTACACATCTCTTCTCCGAGAGGTTGAAGTGATTGGTTATTTACTGAATCTACAAGTGCTACGTTTATTACGGTCTGTTCCTATGGATCTCAGCTTAATGGAGGATATACAGCTTCTGAAGAGTCTGAAAGAGTTGAGTCTAACCGTGAGAGGAGTTGATGTTTTGAAGCGGTTACAAACTATCGACCAGTTAGCAAGTTGTATCCGACATTTACATCTCACAGGGATTACAATAAAAGATGGAGGAACACTACTGCTGAACTCTATGTTGAGCCTTCGCGAACTTGATATTCGGATGTGTGATACCCCGGAGACCATACATTTTGGCAACATTCAGAAGATTCCAAATTTACTGAACATACGCAGAGTGGCTCTTTCTTGGTGCACAGGTCTCAGGGACTTGACATGGTTGCTATTAGCCCCGAATCTTAGCGAACTAAGGGTACATGAATGTCAGCAAATAGAAcatataataaacaaagagaaaGCCACGGGTGGTATGAGCGAGCAGCCCTTCCGAAATCTAACTAGGCTAGGCCTAGATAGTTTACCTCGACTGGAGAGCATCTACTGGACTCCTCTACCCTTCCCAGTTCTGAAATATCTTTACATAAGAGGTTGTCCAAAGCTGAGAAGACTTCCATTTAGCACTAAAGGGCATCAAGTGCGATCGGATATTTACCAAGAATGGATCAAAGGAGTTGAATGGGAGGATCAAGCTACGAAGCAACATCTCTCCAATTATGATGACAG GGATTTTCCGAAGATTCCCGAAGAGCAGAAGATGGATGGTTTGGCATCTGAGTCACATCCAATCGAAGAGATAGTCCTGGTAGAGACTTTAGGAAGCGGAAAAGGTACCACTACAAACAGCATCACCGAAGAGGTTCAGTCGGGAACACACGCTACTGTAGAACACACCCAAACATACAGATATTTAACGCCAGATTGCATGATCAGCAATAGGATTGACAATCGTG gTGTTGGACGAAAGGCAGTGCAGCCGAGCGGGGTGATAGTGACGCCAAGTCTAAAGAAGTTTTCATTAGTGGATCTTAAGACGGCGACAAAAAATTTCCGGCCGGAATCAATGATCGAAGAAGGTGGATTTGGACAAGTATTCAAAGGATGGTTGGAAGAGAAGACGTTAGCTCCGTCCAGGGCCGGCGTTGGAATACCAGTAGCCGTTAAGAAATCAAGCCCTGATAGTACTCAAGGTTTGCATGAATGGCAG ATAAATTTCATTGGGCCGGTCTCTTCCATTTTAATACATAAAAGAAGAAGTCAATGTAACATTATGCCAAAAAGTAGCGGAAGAAGAAGTCAAATAACTCTCACGTAA
- the LOC108831895 gene encoding probable disease resistance protein At5g47260 isoform X1, whose translation MEEYSQKLEKNLEDLEMEVETLNSMINELLRRVSKEKDRGVQTVPEVEEWISRAEETESKASGLLDESISGCHDLSTYDDCSRISESTRRYSEMVSTTLNEAKDVRSKGVFKVIVERTTPLSYVKNMLPLHPIVSRKMLLEKAWECLMGNGCGSLGFYGVAGVGKTTLLTQLKNKLTEDGDASSLVIFVPVGPEEEVEEGIQHEIWKRLGLSMGQIDKEEKASEIFEILSVKRFVLLLDGIHRKVDLKEIGVPFPSSNNGCKIVFTTRSRETCRGMRTDTEVEVECLSPEEAWDFFQVIVGEATLKSHPDIPQLARIVCGKCGGLPVALCLIGETMSRKTTVREWHHAISVLVSSTTEDELLPNLKFTYDNLHGESIRSCFLYCAMFPRSCDISKKELVDCWIAEGMIEEEEDREIAEIKGYEMIADLVMMRLLIDDESGYGVTMNGIVREMALWIASECGRQKEKFVVVGGMGIHQMPEVNDLSKVRRMSVTSTQVNTISNSPNCLHLTTFFLQENSLTWISHDFFRWMTSLVVLNLSRNRELDELPEQVSSLVSLRLLNLSRTKISRLPLGLKRLKRLIHLDLEYTSLLREVEVIGYLLNLQVLRLLRSVPMDLSLMEDIQLLKSLKELSLTVRGVDVLKRLQTIDQLASCIRHLHLTGITIKDGGTLLLNSMLSLRELDIRMCDTPETIHFGNIQKIPNLLNIRRVALSWCTGLRDLTWLLLAPNLSELRVHECQQIEHIINKEKATGGMSEQPFRNLTRLGLDSLPRLESIYWTPLPFPVLKYLYIRGCPKLRRLPFSTKGHQVRSDIYQEWIKGVEWEDQATKQHLSNYDDRDFPKIPEEQKMDGLASESHPIEEIVLVETLGSGKGTTTNSITEEVQSGTHATVEHTQTYRYLTPDCMISNRIDNRGVGRKAVQPSGVIVTPSLKKFSLVDLKTATKNFRPESMIEEGGFGQVFKGWLEEKTLAPSRAGVGIPVAVKKSSPDSTQGLHEWQCEVRFLGKFHHPNLVKLLGYCWEENQFLLVYEYLPKGSLENHLFSKGEALTWDTRLKIAIEAAQGLTFLHNSENSVIYRDFKASNILLDSNFHAKLSNFGLATNAPINGSSYVTTRVMGTHGYAAPEYMATGHLYVRSDVYGFGVVLLELLTGLRVLDRTRPSAQQNLVEWAKPVLTQKKKIQKMMDPRLEHKYPIMAVTRTAALILRCLEADPKNRPPMDDVLRELEIVRTIRDELKEERRKRSVGGNLINLFQSCRF comes from the exons ATGG AGGAGTATTCACAGAAACTGGAGAAAAATCTGGAGGATTTGGAGATGGAAGTGGAAACTCTCAATTCAATGATAAATGAGTTGTTGAGAAGGGTGTCAAAAGAAAAGGACAGAGGTGTACAAACGGTACCCGAAGTGGAAGAATGGATTTCAAGGGCGGAAGAGACCGAATCGAAGGCCAGTGGTCTCCTCGATGAAAGTATTTCAGGATGTCACGATTTATCTACCTATGATGATTGTTCGAGGATATCTGAATCGACCCGTCGTTATAGCGAGATGGTGTCTACGACGTTGAACGAAGCTAAAGATGTGAGATCCAAGGGAGTATTTAAAGTAATAGTTGAGAGAACAACTCCCTTGTCTTACGTCAAAAACATGCTCCCGCTTCACCCAATTGTTTCTCGAAAAATGTTGCTCGAAAAGGCGTGGGAATGCCTTATGGGGAATGGATGTGGGAGTTTGGGTTTTTATGGTGTAGCTGGAGTCGGGAAAACCACCCTTCTTACTCAGCTTAAAAATAAGTTGACAGAAGATGGAGATGCATCTAGTCTTGTGATCTTTGTTCCTGTGGGGCCTGAAGAAGAGGTCGAGGAGGGTATTCAACATGAAATCTGGAAAAGATTAGGCTTGTCCATGGGACAAATTGATAAAGAGGAGAAAGCATCAGAAATATTTGAGATCTTAAGTGTGAAGAGATTTGTGTTGTTGTTGGATGGCATACATAGGAAAGTGGATCTTAAAGAAATTGGAGTTCCATTTCCGAGCAGCAATAACGGATGCAAAATTGTGTTCACCACTCGTTCTCGGGAAACATGTAGAGGCATGAGGACTGATACCGAAGTCGAAGTTGAATGTTTGAGTCCAGAAGAAGCATGGGATTTTTTTCAGGTGATTGTTGGAGAAGCTACGTTGAAAAGTCATCCGGACATACCCCAGCTGGCAAGAATAGTTTGTGGGAAATGCGGTGGTTTGCCTGTTGCTCTCTGTCTCATCGGCGAGACCATGTCACGCAAAACGACTGTACGAGAATGGCATCATGCAATTAGTGTTTTGGTTTCATCTACCACAGAAGATGAGCTTCTTCCCAATTTGAAGTTTACGTACGATAACCTGCATGGTGAGAGTATCAGGTCGTGCTTCTTGTATTGTGCTATGTTTCCGAGAAGTTGTGATATAAGTAAAAAGGAGCTGGTAGACTGTTGGATAGCCGAGGGAatgattgaagaagaagaagacagagagATAGCTGAGATCAAGGGGTATGAAATGATTGCTGATTTGGTTATGATGAGATTGTTGATTGATGATGAATCTGGATATGGTGTAACAATGAATGGCATTGTTCGTGAAATGGCCTTGTGGATAGCCTCTGAGTGCGGGAGGCAGAAAGAAAAATTTGTGGTCGTAGGAGGTATGGGAATTCATCAGATGCCAGAGGTGAATGATTTGAGTAAAGTTAGAAGGATGTCAGTAACATCTACTCAGGTTAATACCATATCTAACTCTCCTAACTGTCTTCATCTTACGACCTTCTTCCTCCAAGAAAACAGCTTAACATGGATCTCGCATGATTTCTTTCGGTGGATGACCAGCCTTGTGGTTTTGAACCTATCGCGCAACAGAGAACTTGATGAGTTGCCGGAACAAGTTTCAAGTCTGGTGTCGCTGAGGCTTCTCAACTTATCAAGGACAAAGATAAGTCGGTTACCGCTCGGTCTGAAAAGGCTTAAAAGGTTGATACACTTGGATTTGGAGTACACATCTCTTCTCCGAGAGGTTGAAGTGATTGGTTATTTACTGAATCTACAAGTGCTACGTTTATTACGGTCTGTTCCTATGGATCTCAGCTTAATGGAGGATATACAGCTTCTGAAGAGTCTGAAAGAGTTGAGTCTAACCGTGAGAGGAGTTGATGTTTTGAAGCGGTTACAAACTATCGACCAGTTAGCAAGTTGTATCCGACATTTACATCTCACAGGGATTACAATAAAAGATGGAGGAACACTACTGCTGAACTCTATGTTGAGCCTTCGCGAACTTGATATTCGGATGTGTGATACCCCGGAGACCATACATTTTGGCAACATTCAGAAGATTCCAAATTTACTGAACATACGCAGAGTGGCTCTTTCTTGGTGCACAGGTCTCAGGGACTTGACATGGTTGCTATTAGCCCCGAATCTTAGCGAACTAAGGGTACATGAATGTCAGCAAATAGAAcatataataaacaaagagaaaGCCACGGGTGGTATGAGCGAGCAGCCCTTCCGAAATCTAACTAGGCTAGGCCTAGATAGTTTACCTCGACTGGAGAGCATCTACTGGACTCCTCTACCCTTCCCAGTTCTGAAATATCTTTACATAAGAGGTTGTCCAAAGCTGAGAAGACTTCCATTTAGCACTAAAGGGCATCAAGTGCGATCGGATATTTACCAAGAATGGATCAAAGGAGTTGAATGGGAGGATCAAGCTACGAAGCAACATCTCTCCAATTATGATGACAG GGATTTTCCGAAGATTCCCGAAGAGCAGAAGATGGATGGTTTGGCATCTGAGTCACATCCAATCGAAGAGATAGTCCTGGTAGAGACTTTAGGAAGCGGAAAAGGTACCACTACAAACAGCATCACCGAAGAGGTTCAGTCGGGAACACACGCTACTGTAGAACACACCCAAACATACAGATATTTAACGCCAGATTGCATGATCAGCAATAGGATTGACAATCGTG gTGTTGGACGAAAGGCAGTGCAGCCGAGCGGGGTGATAGTGACGCCAAGTCTAAAGAAGTTTTCATTAGTGGATCTTAAGACGGCGACAAAAAATTTCCGGCCGGAATCAATGATCGAAGAAGGTGGATTTGGACAAGTATTCAAAGGATGGTTGGAAGAGAAGACGTTAGCTCCGTCCAGGGCCGGCGTTGGAATACCAGTAGCCGTTAAGAAATCAAGCCCTGATAGTACTCAAGGTTTGCATGAATGGCAG TGTGAAGTGAGATTTTTAGGGAAATTTCATCACCCAAATCTGGTCAAGCTCTTGGGTTATTGCTGGGAAGAAAATCAGTTCCTCTTGGTGTACGAGTATTTGCCTAAAGGAAGCCTTGAAAATCACCTCTTCTCAA AAGGAGAGGCGTTAACATGGGATACACGTTTGAAAATTGCCATTGAAGCAGCTCAAGGACTTACTTTTTTACATAACTCCGAAAATAGTGTTATTTACAGAGACTTCAAGGCGTCAaacattcttcttgattcc AACTTCCACGCCAAGCTTTCTAACTTCGGTCTAGCGACAAATGCTCCGATTAATGGATCCTCCTACGTGACCACACGTGTCATGGGCACACATGGTTACGCAGCTCCCGAATACATGGCTACAG GTCATTTATACGTGCGGAGTGATGTTTACGGATTTGGAGTGGTCCTCCTAGAGCTATTAACTGGTCTAAGAGTATTAGACCGAACCCGACCTTCTGCGCAACAGAACCTTGTCGAATGGGCTAAACCGGTTCTGACCCAGAAAAAGAAAATCCAGAAAATGATGGACCCACGGCTCGAGCACAAGTATCCAATTATGGCGGTGACTAGAACCGCTGCACTAATTCTACGGTGTCTCGAGGCTGACCCCAAGAACAGACCGCCCATGGACGATGTACTTAGAGAACTGGAAATCGTGAGGACTATCAGAGACGAACTAAAAGAAGAGAGGCGTAAACGTAGCGTTGGTGGGAACTTGATAAACCTTTTCCAAAGCTGTCGGTTTTAG
- the LOC108831895 gene encoding probable disease resistance protein At5g47260 isoform X2: protein MEVETLNSMINELLRRVSKEKDRGVQTVPEVEEWISRAEETESKASGLLDESISGCHDLSTYDDCSRISESTRRYSEMVSTTLNEAKDVRSKGVFKVIVERTTPLSYVKNMLPLHPIVSRKMLLEKAWECLMGNGCGSLGFYGVAGVGKTTLLTQLKNKLTEDGDASSLVIFVPVGPEEEVEEGIQHEIWKRLGLSMGQIDKEEKASEIFEILSVKRFVLLLDGIHRKVDLKEIGVPFPSSNNGCKIVFTTRSRETCRGMRTDTEVEVECLSPEEAWDFFQVIVGEATLKSHPDIPQLARIVCGKCGGLPVALCLIGETMSRKTTVREWHHAISVLVSSTTEDELLPNLKFTYDNLHGESIRSCFLYCAMFPRSCDISKKELVDCWIAEGMIEEEEDREIAEIKGYEMIADLVMMRLLIDDESGYGVTMNGIVREMALWIASECGRQKEKFVVVGGMGIHQMPEVNDLSKVRRMSVTSTQVNTISNSPNCLHLTTFFLQENSLTWISHDFFRWMTSLVVLNLSRNRELDELPEQVSSLVSLRLLNLSRTKISRLPLGLKRLKRLIHLDLEYTSLLREVEVIGYLLNLQVLRLLRSVPMDLSLMEDIQLLKSLKELSLTVRGVDVLKRLQTIDQLASCIRHLHLTGITIKDGGTLLLNSMLSLRELDIRMCDTPETIHFGNIQKIPNLLNIRRVALSWCTGLRDLTWLLLAPNLSELRVHECQQIEHIINKEKATGGMSEQPFRNLTRLGLDSLPRLESIYWTPLPFPVLKYLYIRGCPKLRRLPFSTKGHQVRSDIYQEWIKGVEWEDQATKQHLSNYDDRDFPKIPEEQKMDGLASESHPIEEIVLVETLGSGKGTTTNSITEEVQSGTHATVEHTQTYRYLTPDCMISNRIDNRGVGRKAVQPSGVIVTPSLKKFSLVDLKTATKNFRPESMIEEGGFGQVFKGWLEEKTLAPSRAGVGIPVAVKKSSPDSTQGLHEWQCEVRFLGKFHHPNLVKLLGYCWEENQFLLVYEYLPKGSLENHLFSKGEALTWDTRLKIAIEAAQGLTFLHNSENSVIYRDFKASNILLDSNFHAKLSNFGLATNAPINGSSYVTTRVMGTHGYAAPEYMATGHLYVRSDVYGFGVVLLELLTGLRVLDRTRPSAQQNLVEWAKPVLTQKKKIQKMMDPRLEHKYPIMAVTRTAALILRCLEADPKNRPPMDDVLRELEIVRTIRDELKEERRKRSVGGNLINLFQSCRF, encoded by the exons ATGGAAGTGGAAACTCTCAATTCAATGATAAATGAGTTGTTGAGAAGGGTGTCAAAAGAAAAGGACAGAGGTGTACAAACGGTACCCGAAGTGGAAGAATGGATTTCAAGGGCGGAAGAGACCGAATCGAAGGCCAGTGGTCTCCTCGATGAAAGTATTTCAGGATGTCACGATTTATCTACCTATGATGATTGTTCGAGGATATCTGAATCGACCCGTCGTTATAGCGAGATGGTGTCTACGACGTTGAACGAAGCTAAAGATGTGAGATCCAAGGGAGTATTTAAAGTAATAGTTGAGAGAACAACTCCCTTGTCTTACGTCAAAAACATGCTCCCGCTTCACCCAATTGTTTCTCGAAAAATGTTGCTCGAAAAGGCGTGGGAATGCCTTATGGGGAATGGATGTGGGAGTTTGGGTTTTTATGGTGTAGCTGGAGTCGGGAAAACCACCCTTCTTACTCAGCTTAAAAATAAGTTGACAGAAGATGGAGATGCATCTAGTCTTGTGATCTTTGTTCCTGTGGGGCCTGAAGAAGAGGTCGAGGAGGGTATTCAACATGAAATCTGGAAAAGATTAGGCTTGTCCATGGGACAAATTGATAAAGAGGAGAAAGCATCAGAAATATTTGAGATCTTAAGTGTGAAGAGATTTGTGTTGTTGTTGGATGGCATACATAGGAAAGTGGATCTTAAAGAAATTGGAGTTCCATTTCCGAGCAGCAATAACGGATGCAAAATTGTGTTCACCACTCGTTCTCGGGAAACATGTAGAGGCATGAGGACTGATACCGAAGTCGAAGTTGAATGTTTGAGTCCAGAAGAAGCATGGGATTTTTTTCAGGTGATTGTTGGAGAAGCTACGTTGAAAAGTCATCCGGACATACCCCAGCTGGCAAGAATAGTTTGTGGGAAATGCGGTGGTTTGCCTGTTGCTCTCTGTCTCATCGGCGAGACCATGTCACGCAAAACGACTGTACGAGAATGGCATCATGCAATTAGTGTTTTGGTTTCATCTACCACAGAAGATGAGCTTCTTCCCAATTTGAAGTTTACGTACGATAACCTGCATGGTGAGAGTATCAGGTCGTGCTTCTTGTATTGTGCTATGTTTCCGAGAAGTTGTGATATAAGTAAAAAGGAGCTGGTAGACTGTTGGATAGCCGAGGGAatgattgaagaagaagaagacagagagATAGCTGAGATCAAGGGGTATGAAATGATTGCTGATTTGGTTATGATGAGATTGTTGATTGATGATGAATCTGGATATGGTGTAACAATGAATGGCATTGTTCGTGAAATGGCCTTGTGGATAGCCTCTGAGTGCGGGAGGCAGAAAGAAAAATTTGTGGTCGTAGGAGGTATGGGAATTCATCAGATGCCAGAGGTGAATGATTTGAGTAAAGTTAGAAGGATGTCAGTAACATCTACTCAGGTTAATACCATATCTAACTCTCCTAACTGTCTTCATCTTACGACCTTCTTCCTCCAAGAAAACAGCTTAACATGGATCTCGCATGATTTCTTTCGGTGGATGACCAGCCTTGTGGTTTTGAACCTATCGCGCAACAGAGAACTTGATGAGTTGCCGGAACAAGTTTCAAGTCTGGTGTCGCTGAGGCTTCTCAACTTATCAAGGACAAAGATAAGTCGGTTACCGCTCGGTCTGAAAAGGCTTAAAAGGTTGATACACTTGGATTTGGAGTACACATCTCTTCTCCGAGAGGTTGAAGTGATTGGTTATTTACTGAATCTACAAGTGCTACGTTTATTACGGTCTGTTCCTATGGATCTCAGCTTAATGGAGGATATACAGCTTCTGAAGAGTCTGAAAGAGTTGAGTCTAACCGTGAGAGGAGTTGATGTTTTGAAGCGGTTACAAACTATCGACCAGTTAGCAAGTTGTATCCGACATTTACATCTCACAGGGATTACAATAAAAGATGGAGGAACACTACTGCTGAACTCTATGTTGAGCCTTCGCGAACTTGATATTCGGATGTGTGATACCCCGGAGACCATACATTTTGGCAACATTCAGAAGATTCCAAATTTACTGAACATACGCAGAGTGGCTCTTTCTTGGTGCACAGGTCTCAGGGACTTGACATGGTTGCTATTAGCCCCGAATCTTAGCGAACTAAGGGTACATGAATGTCAGCAAATAGAAcatataataaacaaagagaaaGCCACGGGTGGTATGAGCGAGCAGCCCTTCCGAAATCTAACTAGGCTAGGCCTAGATAGTTTACCTCGACTGGAGAGCATCTACTGGACTCCTCTACCCTTCCCAGTTCTGAAATATCTTTACATAAGAGGTTGTCCAAAGCTGAGAAGACTTCCATTTAGCACTAAAGGGCATCAAGTGCGATCGGATATTTACCAAGAATGGATCAAAGGAGTTGAATGGGAGGATCAAGCTACGAAGCAACATCTCTCCAATTATGATGACAG GGATTTTCCGAAGATTCCCGAAGAGCAGAAGATGGATGGTTTGGCATCTGAGTCACATCCAATCGAAGAGATAGTCCTGGTAGAGACTTTAGGAAGCGGAAAAGGTACCACTACAAACAGCATCACCGAAGAGGTTCAGTCGGGAACACACGCTACTGTAGAACACACCCAAACATACAGATATTTAACGCCAGATTGCATGATCAGCAATAGGATTGACAATCGTG gTGTTGGACGAAAGGCAGTGCAGCCGAGCGGGGTGATAGTGACGCCAAGTCTAAAGAAGTTTTCATTAGTGGATCTTAAGACGGCGACAAAAAATTTCCGGCCGGAATCAATGATCGAAGAAGGTGGATTTGGACAAGTATTCAAAGGATGGTTGGAAGAGAAGACGTTAGCTCCGTCCAGGGCCGGCGTTGGAATACCAGTAGCCGTTAAGAAATCAAGCCCTGATAGTACTCAAGGTTTGCATGAATGGCAG TGTGAAGTGAGATTTTTAGGGAAATTTCATCACCCAAATCTGGTCAAGCTCTTGGGTTATTGCTGGGAAGAAAATCAGTTCCTCTTGGTGTACGAGTATTTGCCTAAAGGAAGCCTTGAAAATCACCTCTTCTCAA AAGGAGAGGCGTTAACATGGGATACACGTTTGAAAATTGCCATTGAAGCAGCTCAAGGACTTACTTTTTTACATAACTCCGAAAATAGTGTTATTTACAGAGACTTCAAGGCGTCAaacattcttcttgattcc AACTTCCACGCCAAGCTTTCTAACTTCGGTCTAGCGACAAATGCTCCGATTAATGGATCCTCCTACGTGACCACACGTGTCATGGGCACACATGGTTACGCAGCTCCCGAATACATGGCTACAG GTCATTTATACGTGCGGAGTGATGTTTACGGATTTGGAGTGGTCCTCCTAGAGCTATTAACTGGTCTAAGAGTATTAGACCGAACCCGACCTTCTGCGCAACAGAACCTTGTCGAATGGGCTAAACCGGTTCTGACCCAGAAAAAGAAAATCCAGAAAATGATGGACCCACGGCTCGAGCACAAGTATCCAATTATGGCGGTGACTAGAACCGCTGCACTAATTCTACGGTGTCTCGAGGCTGACCCCAAGAACAGACCGCCCATGGACGATGTACTTAGAGAACTGGAAATCGTGAGGACTATCAGAGACGAACTAAAAGAAGAGAGGCGTAAACGTAGCGTTGGTGGGAACTTGATAAACCTTTTCCAAAGCTGTCGGTTTTAG